One genomic window of Centropristis striata isolate RG_2023a ecotype Rhode Island chromosome 20, C.striata_1.0, whole genome shotgun sequence includes the following:
- the ldb1a gene encoding LIM domain-binding protein 1-A isoform X1, whose product MSVGGCACPGCSSKSFKLYSPKEPPNGGSFPPFHPGAMLDRDVGPTPMYPPSYMEPGIGRPTPYGNQTDYRIYELNKRLQNWTEDCDNLWWDAFTTEFFEDDAMLTITFCLEDGPKRYTIGRTLIPRYFRSIFEGGATELFYVLKHPKESFHSNFVSLDCDQCTMVTQNGKPMFTQVCVEGRLYLEFMFDDMMRIKTWHFSIRQHREVLPRSILAMHDPQMLDQLAKNITRCGLSNSTLNYLRLCVILEPMQELMSRHKTYSLSPRDCLKTCLFQKWQRMVAPPAEPARQAPNKRRKRKVSGGSTVSSGGGSNNNSNSKKKSPANSFSLSSQVPDVMMVGEPTLMGGEFGDEDERLITRLENTQFDGANGLEDEDSFNSSPALGAHSPWNNKAPSSQESKNDNSQSSQ is encoded by the exons GCTGTTCGTCAAAGTCATTCAAGCTGTACTCTCCTAAGGAGCCCCCCAACGGCGGCAGCTTTCCCCCTTTCCACCCAGGCGCTATGCTGGACAGAGATGTGGG GCCTACACCCATGTACCCCCCATCATACATGGAGCCTGGAATAGG GAGACCTACACCGTACGGGAACCAGACAGATTACCGGATATATGAGCTGAACAAAAGGCTACAGAATTGGACAGAG GACTGTGACAATCTCTGGTGGGATGCCTTCACCACAGAGTTCTTTGAGGATGATGCTATGCTCACCATCACTTTCTGTCTGGAAGATGGACCCAAACGATACA CCATCGGCAGGACGTTGATTCCAAGATACTTCCGAAGTATTTTTGAAGGTGGCGCCACTGAGTTGTTCTATGTTTTGAAGCACCCAAAGGAGTCCTTTCacagtaactttgtgtctcttgaCTGTGACCAGTGCACCATGGTGACCCAGAACGGCAAACCCATGTTCACACAG GTTTGTGTGGAGGGCCGTCTGTACCTAGAGTTCATGTTTGATGACATGATGAGGATCAAGACGTGGCACTTCAGCATCAGACAACACAGAGAGGTCCTACCAAGGAGCATTTTGGCTATGCAT GATCCCCAAATGCTCGATCAGCTGGCTAAAAATATCACCAGATGTGGGCTGTCCAACTCCACGCTCAACTACCTCCGT CTATGTGTGATATTGGAGCCCATGCAAGAGTTGATGTCAAGGCATAAGACGTACAGCTTGAGCCCCAGAGACTGCCTGAAGACCTGCCTCTTTCAAAAGTGGCAAAGAATGGTAGCACCTCCAG CTGAGCCAGCCAGACAAGCTCCAAACAAGCGGCGGAAAAGGAAGGTGTCCGGTGGAAGCACCGTGAGCTCCGGCGGAGGCAGCaataacaacagcaacagcaaaaaGAAGAGTCCAGCCAACAGTTTTTCACTCTCCAGCCAGGTACCT GACGTGATGATGGTGGGAGAACCCACTCTGATGGGAGGGGAGTTTGGTGACGAGGACGAGCGTCTGATCACGCGGCTGGAGAACACGCAGTTCGATGGGGCGAATGGCCTGGAGGATGAGGACAGTTTCAACAGCTCGCCTGCACTGGGGGCACACTCGCCCTGGAACAACAAGGCTCCCTCCAGTCAGGAGAGCAAGAATGACAACTCCCAGTCGTCCCAGTAG
- the ldb1a gene encoding LIM domain-binding protein 1-A isoform X2 → MLDRDVGPTPMYPPSYMEPGIGRPTPYGNQTDYRIYELNKRLQNWTEDCDNLWWDAFTTEFFEDDAMLTITFCLEDGPKRYTIGRTLIPRYFRSIFEGGATELFYVLKHPKESFHSNFVSLDCDQCTMVTQNGKPMFTQVCVEGRLYLEFMFDDMMRIKTWHFSIRQHREVLPRSILAMHDPQMLDQLAKNITRCGLSNSTLNYLRLCVILEPMQELMSRHKTYSLSPRDCLKTCLFQKWQRMVAPPAEPARQAPNKRRKRKVSGGSTVSSGGGSNNNSNSKKKSPANSFSLSSQVPDVMMVGEPTLMGGEFGDEDERLITRLENTQFDGANGLEDEDSFNSSPALGAHSPWNNKAPSSQESKNDNSQSSQ, encoded by the exons ATGCTGGACAGAGATGTGGG GCCTACACCCATGTACCCCCCATCATACATGGAGCCTGGAATAGG GAGACCTACACCGTACGGGAACCAGACAGATTACCGGATATATGAGCTGAACAAAAGGCTACAGAATTGGACAGAG GACTGTGACAATCTCTGGTGGGATGCCTTCACCACAGAGTTCTTTGAGGATGATGCTATGCTCACCATCACTTTCTGTCTGGAAGATGGACCCAAACGATACA CCATCGGCAGGACGTTGATTCCAAGATACTTCCGAAGTATTTTTGAAGGTGGCGCCACTGAGTTGTTCTATGTTTTGAAGCACCCAAAGGAGTCCTTTCacagtaactttgtgtctcttgaCTGTGACCAGTGCACCATGGTGACCCAGAACGGCAAACCCATGTTCACACAG GTTTGTGTGGAGGGCCGTCTGTACCTAGAGTTCATGTTTGATGACATGATGAGGATCAAGACGTGGCACTTCAGCATCAGACAACACAGAGAGGTCCTACCAAGGAGCATTTTGGCTATGCAT GATCCCCAAATGCTCGATCAGCTGGCTAAAAATATCACCAGATGTGGGCTGTCCAACTCCACGCTCAACTACCTCCGT CTATGTGTGATATTGGAGCCCATGCAAGAGTTGATGTCAAGGCATAAGACGTACAGCTTGAGCCCCAGAGACTGCCTGAAGACCTGCCTCTTTCAAAAGTGGCAAAGAATGGTAGCACCTCCAG CTGAGCCAGCCAGACAAGCTCCAAACAAGCGGCGGAAAAGGAAGGTGTCCGGTGGAAGCACCGTGAGCTCCGGCGGAGGCAGCaataacaacagcaacagcaaaaaGAAGAGTCCAGCCAACAGTTTTTCACTCTCCAGCCAGGTACCT GACGTGATGATGGTGGGAGAACCCACTCTGATGGGAGGGGAGTTTGGTGACGAGGACGAGCGTCTGATCACGCGGCTGGAGAACACGCAGTTCGATGGGGCGAATGGCCTGGAGGATGAGGACAGTTTCAACAGCTCGCCTGCACTGGGGGCACACTCGCCCTGGAACAACAAGGCTCCCTCCAGTCAGGAGAGCAAGAATGACAACTCCCAGTCGTCCCAGTAG
- the ldb1a gene encoding LIM domain-binding protein 1-A isoform X4: protein MSVGGCACPGCSSKSFKLYSPKEPPNGGSFPPFHPGAMLDRDVGPTPMYPPSYMEPGIGRPTPYGNQTDYRIYELNKRLQNWTEDCDNLWWDAFTTEFFEDDAMLTITFCLEDGPKRYTIGRTLIPRYFRSIFEGGATELFYVLKHPKESFHSNFVSLDCDQCTMVTQNGKPMFTQVCVEGRLYLEFMFDDMMRIKTWHFSIRQHREVLPRSILAMHDPQMLDQLAKNITRCGLSNSTLNYLRLCVILEPMQELMSRHKTYSLSPRDCLKTCLFQKWQRMVAPPAEPARQAPNKRRKRKVSGGSTVSSGGGSNNNSNSKKKSPANSFSLSSQDLVGTKTCTVPELEDRS, encoded by the exons GCTGTTCGTCAAAGTCATTCAAGCTGTACTCTCCTAAGGAGCCCCCCAACGGCGGCAGCTTTCCCCCTTTCCACCCAGGCGCTATGCTGGACAGAGATGTGGG GCCTACACCCATGTACCCCCCATCATACATGGAGCCTGGAATAGG GAGACCTACACCGTACGGGAACCAGACAGATTACCGGATATATGAGCTGAACAAAAGGCTACAGAATTGGACAGAG GACTGTGACAATCTCTGGTGGGATGCCTTCACCACAGAGTTCTTTGAGGATGATGCTATGCTCACCATCACTTTCTGTCTGGAAGATGGACCCAAACGATACA CCATCGGCAGGACGTTGATTCCAAGATACTTCCGAAGTATTTTTGAAGGTGGCGCCACTGAGTTGTTCTATGTTTTGAAGCACCCAAAGGAGTCCTTTCacagtaactttgtgtctcttgaCTGTGACCAGTGCACCATGGTGACCCAGAACGGCAAACCCATGTTCACACAG GTTTGTGTGGAGGGCCGTCTGTACCTAGAGTTCATGTTTGATGACATGATGAGGATCAAGACGTGGCACTTCAGCATCAGACAACACAGAGAGGTCCTACCAAGGAGCATTTTGGCTATGCAT GATCCCCAAATGCTCGATCAGCTGGCTAAAAATATCACCAGATGTGGGCTGTCCAACTCCACGCTCAACTACCTCCGT CTATGTGTGATATTGGAGCCCATGCAAGAGTTGATGTCAAGGCATAAGACGTACAGCTTGAGCCCCAGAGACTGCCTGAAGACCTGCCTCTTTCAAAAGTGGCAAAGAATGGTAGCACCTCCAG CTGAGCCAGCCAGACAAGCTCCAAACAAGCGGCGGAAAAGGAAGGTGTCCGGTGGAAGCACCGTGAGCTCCGGCGGAGGCAGCaataacaacagcaacagcaaaaaGAAGAGTCCAGCCAACAGTTTTTCACTCTCCAGCCAG gacctggttggaacaaaaacctgtaCAGTGCCGGAGCTTGAGGACCGGAGTTGA
- the ldb1a gene encoding LIM domain-binding protein 1-A isoform X3, whose amino-acid sequence MSVGGCACPGCSSKSFKLYSPKEPPNGGSFPPFHPGAMLDRDVGPTPMYPPSYMEPGIGRPTPYGNQTDYRIYELNKRLQNWTEDCDNLWWDAFTTEFFEDDAMLTITFCLEDGPKRYTIGRTLIPRYFRSIFEGGATELFYVLKHPKESFHSNFVSLDCDQCTMVTQNGKPMFTQVCVEGRLYLEFMFDDMMRIKTWHFSIRQHREVLPRSILAMHDPQMLDQLAKNITRCGLSNSTLNYLRLCVILEPMQELMSRHKTYSLSPRDCLKTCLFQKWQRMVAPPAEPARQAPNKRRKRKVSGGSTVSSGGGSNNNSNSKKKSPANSFSLSSQVPDLVGTKTCTVPELEDRS is encoded by the exons GCTGTTCGTCAAAGTCATTCAAGCTGTACTCTCCTAAGGAGCCCCCCAACGGCGGCAGCTTTCCCCCTTTCCACCCAGGCGCTATGCTGGACAGAGATGTGGG GCCTACACCCATGTACCCCCCATCATACATGGAGCCTGGAATAGG GAGACCTACACCGTACGGGAACCAGACAGATTACCGGATATATGAGCTGAACAAAAGGCTACAGAATTGGACAGAG GACTGTGACAATCTCTGGTGGGATGCCTTCACCACAGAGTTCTTTGAGGATGATGCTATGCTCACCATCACTTTCTGTCTGGAAGATGGACCCAAACGATACA CCATCGGCAGGACGTTGATTCCAAGATACTTCCGAAGTATTTTTGAAGGTGGCGCCACTGAGTTGTTCTATGTTTTGAAGCACCCAAAGGAGTCCTTTCacagtaactttgtgtctcttgaCTGTGACCAGTGCACCATGGTGACCCAGAACGGCAAACCCATGTTCACACAG GTTTGTGTGGAGGGCCGTCTGTACCTAGAGTTCATGTTTGATGACATGATGAGGATCAAGACGTGGCACTTCAGCATCAGACAACACAGAGAGGTCCTACCAAGGAGCATTTTGGCTATGCAT GATCCCCAAATGCTCGATCAGCTGGCTAAAAATATCACCAGATGTGGGCTGTCCAACTCCACGCTCAACTACCTCCGT CTATGTGTGATATTGGAGCCCATGCAAGAGTTGATGTCAAGGCATAAGACGTACAGCTTGAGCCCCAGAGACTGCCTGAAGACCTGCCTCTTTCAAAAGTGGCAAAGAATGGTAGCACCTCCAG CTGAGCCAGCCAGACAAGCTCCAAACAAGCGGCGGAAAAGGAAGGTGTCCGGTGGAAGCACCGTGAGCTCCGGCGGAGGCAGCaataacaacagcaacagcaaaaaGAAGAGTCCAGCCAACAGTTTTTCACTCTCCAGCCAGGTACCT gacctggttggaacaaaaacctgtaCAGTGCCGGAGCTTGAGGACCGGAGTTGA